The nucleotide sequence GTACCGCCAACTGTTACACCCTCTTCCACCATGGACTGCCAGTTCCGCGCACAAGTTCTACCCCGGCTCCCGGACTTTCAGCAATGGCTCCTGAAAGCGTAGCAGTCTTCCGGCGTTGCCCAACACCAGCAAGGTGCTCAGGTTATGCAGCAGCGCCGCGATCATCGCCCCCGCCGCGCCAAGCCAACCGAACGCGGCAAAGGCGACAATCGCCAGCGTCCAGCCCAGGCCGATGATCACGTTGACCTGTAATGTGTGCCGACATTGGCGACTGAGCCTTACACATGTGCCGAGTCGCCTCAGGTCGCTGCCGATCAGGACGATATCCGCCGATGCCAGGGCGATGTCCGCACCGCCCGCCCCCATCGCGACGCCCACCACGCCGGCCTTGAGCGCCAGCGAATCGTTGATGCCATCGCCGACCACCATGGGCCGGAAGCCGTTGTCGATTTCCGTCATGACCCGCTTGAGTTTGTCTTCCGGCAACGCTTGGGCCTGTACGTCGGCGATCCCCACTTCCCGCGCCAACGTGTTGGCCACGCTCTGGCGGTCACCGGTCAGCAACAGTTGTCGCCCCAGGCCCAGCGTGCGCAGCTCGGCCATGGCGAGCTGCGCTTCCGGCTTGACGCTATCGGCCAGCAGCAACCAGGCGAGGAACTGTCCATCCAGGGCCAGCCCGGCAATCGGGCCGTCATGATTGGGCACCGTTGATGTTTCGATGCCCAGCTGGGCAAACAACTCAGGACGGCCGAGGGCCGCTTCGCCCTGGCGGGTCATTGCCACTACGCCCAGGCCCTGACGCTCATGAATCTCCGTCAGCGGCAGATAGCTTTCCTGCTCCACCAGCCCCGCCAACGCCCGGCTGACCGGATGGCTGCTGGCAGAGCCGAGGCTCGCGGCCAACGGCAACAGCGACGGCTGATCGCTGCCCGCGCTTTCGATGGATTGCAGGCGCAAAGAGCCATAGGTCAGGGTCCCGGTCTTGTCGACCACCAGTGACGTCAGGTCTGCCAGCTCCTCCAGGAAAGCCGAGCTACGGATCAGGATGCCATGGCGCGCTGCCACCGCGATCCCGGCAATGGCGGTCGCCGGCGCCGACAACACCAGCGCGCAAGGACATGCCGCCACCAGCACCGCCAGCATCGCCTGGGCATCGTTGGTAATGAACCAGGTCACCGCCGCGAGCAGCAACACCAACACCAGATAGCTGCCGGCATAACGCTCCAGTAACCGGGTGATGGGCGGCTTTGAACGTTCGGCGTTCTGCATCAGGGCGATGACCTTGCCCAGTGTCGACTCGTGCCCGGTGCGGGTCACTTCCAGACGCAGCAAACCATCGAGATTGATCGCACCGCCGAACACCTCAGTGCCCACCACCGCTTCCAGCGGCACCGACTCACCGGTGATGGGCGCCGTATCGAGGCTGGCCTGGCCGGACAACACCCGACCATCGGCCGGCACCCGATCACCGGCACGCACCTCTACCGTATCGCCGGGTCGCAGCGTGGCGTTGTCGACTTCAACGATCGAACCATCAGCCAACACCTTGCGCCCCAGGCTGCGGGTCAGTTGACCCAACGCATGGATGGCTTCCTGGGAGCCGATGACGCTGCGCTCCTCCAGCACATGGCCGAAGATCATGATGATCGGCAGCAGCGCCGCCGTCAGCAGATCCCCCGTGGCCCAGGCACCCAGCATCGCCAGGGCGATCAGTTGGTCGGTGATGCCATGCAGGCTCGGATAGCGCAGGCTGTACCACGCCGAACGCATCACCGGCACGGCCACCAGCAGCGAAGCAACCCCCAACAGCAACTGGCTGACCCCGGTCTGCTCCGGTGACCAGGCGCGCCATACCAACCCCAAGGCGAGCAGACCGAGGGCGAGCATCGCCAGGGTCAACTGTCGAGCGGCCGTGCGTTGCTCGGCGGAAGACAACATCGGAACGGCGGCAGTTTGAGCGCTCATTGCTCAGCTCCCTGAATGATCAGGCGGGAATCGTCTTTCGGGTCAACCGTGGTCACTGAACCGGCCTGCTGGAGAATGGCGGGCATGCGCTCGCGATAAAGGCGCAGCAGCATTTGCGGGTCAGCGTCTTTGGTCTTCGCCAGGCTGAGCACCGTGGCGGTGTCGGCCGAGGCTTTGGCGAGCCGCTCGCTTGCCTGGGCGTGGGCCACTTGCAGGGCGCGGTCGGAATCCTGGCGGGCGGTCTGGGTCAGTTTCTCGGCTTCGGTGCGAGCATTGGCAACAGCTTTATCGGCTTGCTGACTGGCCGTCAGCACCGCGTTGAACGCATTCACCGCAGGGCCCGGCAAACTCGATTGTACGTCGACCCGCACTACCTCAATGCCCAACCCCTGCCTCGTTGCGGCAAGGTCGGCCAATCGTCGATTGATGCTTTGCACCAGGTCGCCGCGCAGGCGTTCGCGGCGTTCGGCGGCCTGATTGTCACTGCCGATCAGTTCGGGACGCGCCACCAGAATCGTGTCCAGGTCCCGAGCCGCTGCGAGGGTCACGGCGCTACGGGTGACCAGCCGATCGAGCGCCGGCAGGACATGTTCACCCTGCAAGACGAACGCATAGGGCTCGGTGACTTTGTAGAACACCCGTACATCCAGTTGCACCACCCCGGCGTCACCGGTCAATAAATAGCCAGAGCCGGCCAGGGCATCGCTGACCGGCGAGGCAAAGCTGGCGACGCGATCGGCCTGCAAGGCCGCGTCCGAGCGCAGCAGGTTCTCCACGCGGCGCTCCAGGACCCGATCCGCTGCCGGCAGCAGGATCACTTGTTCCACGGGACGCGGCCAGGCCAACAAAAGCCCGGCATTCTGGATGCGATCCAGCGCGCCAAA is from Pseudomonas sp. B21-056 and encodes:
- the hflK gene encoding protease modulator HflK, whose product is MSLVPRGTNELSSPWIQAGRVAFLALYAVTILAALAWVFSNVRQIDPQNRAVVLHFGALDRIQNAGLLLAWPRPVEQVILLPAADRVLERRVENLLRSDAALQADRVASFASPVSDALAGSGYLLTGDAGVVQLDVRVFYKVTEPYAFVLQGEHVLPALDRLVTRSAVTLAAARDLDTILVARPELIGSDNQAAERRERLRGDLVQSINRRLADLAATRQGLGIEVVRVDVQSSLPGPAVNAFNAVLTASQQADKAVANARTEAEKLTQTARQDSDRALQVAHAQASERLAKASADTATVLSLAKTKDADPQMLLRLYRERMPAILQQAGSVTTVDPKDDSRLIIQGAEQ
- a CDS encoding heavy metal translocating P-type ATPase, with the protein product MSAQTAAVPMLSSAEQRTAARQLTLAMLALGLLALGLVWRAWSPEQTGVSQLLLGVASLLVAVPVMRSAWYSLRYPSLHGITDQLIALAMLGAWATGDLLTAALLPIIMIFGHVLEERSVIGSQEAIHALGQLTRSLGRKVLADGSIVEVDNATLRPGDTVEVRAGDRVPADGRVLSGQASLDTAPITGESVPLEAVVGTEVFGGAINLDGLLRLEVTRTGHESTLGKVIALMQNAERSKPPITRLLERYAGSYLVLVLLLAAVTWFITNDAQAMLAVLVAACPCALVLSAPATAIAGIAVAARHGILIRSSAFLEELADLTSLVVDKTGTLTYGSLRLQSIESAGSDQPSLLPLAASLGSASSHPVSRALAGLVEQESYLPLTEIHERQGLGVVAMTRQGEAALGRPELFAQLGIETSTVPNHDGPIAGLALDGQFLAWLLLADSVKPEAQLAMAELRTLGLGRQLLLTGDRQSVANTLAREVGIADVQAQALPEDKLKRVMTEIDNGFRPMVVGDGINDSLALKAGVVGVAMGAGGADIALASADIVLIGSDLRRLGTCVRLSRQCRHTLQVNVIIGLGWTLAIVAFAAFGWLGAAGAMIAALLHNLSTLLVLGNAGRLLRFQEPLLKVREPG